In Juglans microcarpa x Juglans regia isolate MS1-56 chromosome 8D, Jm3101_v1.0, whole genome shotgun sequence, the following are encoded in one genomic region:
- the LOC121242288 gene encoding uncharacterized protein LOC121242288, with amino-acid sequence MGTNKERIKHLESGLGTVQEGLQRMEEALTRLSNVLLTNPESSNHGHHHRDNQEGGRPIVSSKSAKLEFPRFSGEDPTEWFNRVEQFFEYQGTAENQKVFMAAYHLEGEANQWWQWLRRTLQEDGRAIPWEQFEEELWARFGPSGCEDFDEALSRIRQLGTLRDYQREFEKLGNTMRGWTQKALVGTFMKAEISDGVRMFKPQSLKEAINLALMRDEQLTRQRRFMRPPPTRVPLALPQTNRVASVTSSTPFRHLSWDEMQKRRVQGLCFNCNERFTTGHKCQKPQLLLLEGYADAGNVICEDITDQHTVEIDQGGDTGEVQEPELEPEIMLHALTGWTTPRTMRITATMGSREVMVLIDSGSMHNFISDRLANSLRLPVVPTEPFIVRVANGEQLTCQGRFNEVLVNLQGIEFYLTLFSLPLSGLDLVLGIQWLEMLGSVVCNWKKLTMDFNWNKQARRLQGLDEQAVQEATLKEMSKECRMGHTLFALCIPSTTKNNLQGEFSEVKHQDLQRVIQEYEDVFQDPSCVPPMREVDHCITLKEGTEPINVRPTDMPIFRRKKLKGRSKRCWIPGIFVLAPVHFLCRYFS; translated from the coding sequence ATGGGCACTAACAAGGAACGAATCAAACACTTGGAGTCCGGACTTGGTACAGTTCAAGAAGGACTTCAGCGGATGGAGGAAGCTCTCACTAGACTCTCAAATGTTTTGCTCACCAATCCGGAATCCTCAAATCATGGCCATCACCACCGAGACAACCAAGAGGGAGGTAGACCGATCGTTTCGTCAAAATCAGCCAAGCTAGAATTTCCACGCTTCTCTGGAGAAGACCCGACAGAGTGGTTCAACCGAGTGGAACAATTTTTCGAATACCAGGGCACTGCAGAAAACCAAAAGGTTTTCATGGCTGCTTATCATCTAGAAGGGGAAGCCAACCAGTGGTGGCAGTGGCTTCGAAGAACGTTACAGGAAGATGGACGAGCGATTCCATGGGAACAATTCGAAGAGGAATTATGGGCTCGCTTTGGACCATCAGGATGTGAGGACTTTGATGAAGCACTCTCAAGGATCAGACAGCTAGGAACGTTGAGAGATTATCAACGTGAATTTGAGAAGCTGGGCAACACGATGCGTGGATGGACGCAGAAGGCGTTGGTGGGAACATTCATGAAGGCGGAAATTTCTGATGGGGTCCGGATGTTCAAACCGCAATCCCTCAAGGAGGCTATTAATCTAGCACTTATGAGAGATGAGCAGCTCACAAGACAGCGGCGGTTCATGCGACCACCACCTACAAGAGTTCCACTAGCTCTCCCACAAACCAATCGGGTAGCTTCTGTTACCTCGTCAACTCCATTCAGGCATTTATCATGGGACGAGATGCAGAAGAGAAGAGTGCAAGGTCTCTGTTTTAACTGCAATGAACGATTTACAACTGGGCATAAATGCCAAAAACCCCAGCTATTACTCTTGGAGGGCTACGCGGACGCAGGTAATGTGATCTGTGAGGACATCACTGATCAACATACGGTGGAAATTGACCAAGGGGGAGACACGGGAGAAGTGCAAGAACCAGAACTGGAACCTGAAATCATGCTCCACGCATTGACGGGATGGACCACCCCAAGAACAATGCGTATAACTGCAACTATGGGCTCCCGCGAAGTAATGGTGCTGATCGACAGTGGATCCATGCATAACTTCATCAGTGATCGCTTGGCAAACTCACTGCGTCTACCAGTGGTGCCAACAGAACCGTTCATCGTTCGAGTTGCTAATGGCGAACAACTAACATGTCAAGGACGATTCAATGAGGTATTGGTGAATTTACAAGGCATTGAGTTTTACCTCACCCTTTTCTCTCTACCTTTATCAGGTCTTGATCTAGTGTTGGGCATTCAATGGTTGGAAATGTTGGGTTCCGTGGTATGTAATTGGAAGAAGTTAACCATGGACTTCAACTGGAATAAGCAAGCCCGCAGATTGCAAGGATTGGACGAACAAGCTGTTCAAGAGGCTACATTAAAAGAAATGTCAAAAGAATGCCGAATGGGCCATACGTTGTTTGCACTATGCATTCCGTCGACCACGAAGAATAACTTACAAGGTGAATTTTCTGAAGTCAAGCATCAAGACTTGCAACGGGTTATACAGGAATACGAGGATGTGTTCCAAGACCCCTCGTGTGTACCACCTATGCGCGAAGTAGATCATTGCATTACACTCAAAGAGGGCACCGAACCGATTAACGTGCGCCCTACAGATATGCCCATTTTCAGAAGGAAGAAACTGAAAGGCAGGTCCAAGAGATGCTGGATTCCGGGCATATTCGTGCTAGCACCAGTCCATTTTCTTTGCCGGTACTTCTCGTAA